A genome region from Erigeron canadensis isolate Cc75 chromosome 3, C_canadensis_v1, whole genome shotgun sequence includes the following:
- the LOC122593777 gene encoding protein TIFY 5A → MRRNCNLELRLVPPSPFIFSDHHHGQQNTREEQHRAGGGESKEKLKQEQQLTIFYDGKVSVCDVTELQARTIIKLASDEIEEKWRRTPGSTTSSDQQYSPLVSPALGNQTGLSMKRSLQRFLQKRKNRIQATSPYQH, encoded by the exons ATGAGAAGAAACTGCAACTTGGAGCTCCGTCTCGTTCCGCCTTCCCCGTTCATATTTTCCGATCACCACCATGGTCAACAAAATACCAG ggaGGAACAACATAGAGCAGGGGGTGGAGAATCAAAGGAAAAACTAAAGCAGGAGCAGCAGCTAACCATCTTTTATGATGGAAAAGTTAGCGTTTGTGACGTTACAGAGCTTCAG GCAAGAACAATAATAAAGCTAGCAAGTGATGAAATAGAAGAGAAATGGAGGAGAACACCGGGTTCAACTACTTCTTCTGATCAGCAATATTCACCGTTGGTGTCGCCAGCGCTAGGTAACCAAACCGGGCTTTCCATGAAGAGGTCTTTACAGAGGTTTCTTCAAAAGCGAAAGAATAGAATTCAAGCAACTTCTCCCTACCAGCATTAG